One window of Desulfobacca acetoxidans DSM 11109 genomic DNA carries:
- the hpnI gene encoding bacteriohopanetetrol glucosamine biosynthesis glycosyltransferase HpnI, whose product MNLIAALFASLCLCALVYQFSAIIALICFRRRPLPSCQSGVWPGISLLKPVRGLEQDSYDCLASFIRQDYPARQILFGVADPTDPILPLLRDLQATFGEVDIRVVICPQELGMNPKVSTLRQLLPLAVYDYILISDSDVRVRPDALRVLAGALQDPKAGLATCLYRPGPVDTNGAALEAMTISTDFIPSVAMAYYVEDIRFALGAVMALSQETLERIGGFEGIADHLADDYQLGLRVSEAGLQVQLLPYVVETNNRRETVMGYLAHQLRWARTYRVCRPKSYLAYGITLAFPWGVLAWSASAFAPWAGCLALGCLLVRFWAGLVAHYYCLASPLPWRYWLLFPIKEICAFALWVLSFLGNEISWRGQRYRVAPDGRLKKVKES is encoded by the coding sequence ATGAACCTGATTGCGGCTCTATTTGCTAGCCTTTGCTTGTGCGCCCTGGTCTATCAGTTCAGTGCCATCATTGCCCTGATCTGTTTCCGACGGCGGCCTCTTCCTTCCTGTCAGAGTGGGGTCTGGCCGGGAATTTCTCTGTTGAAGCCGGTCAGAGGGCTGGAGCAGGACTCTTACGATTGTCTGGCCAGCTTCATCCGGCAGGATTACCCGGCCCGGCAGATTCTCTTTGGCGTTGCCGACCCTACCGATCCTATCCTGCCACTTTTAAGAGACTTGCAGGCCACCTTCGGTGAAGTTGACATTCGCGTCGTCATCTGTCCGCAGGAGCTCGGAATGAATCCCAAGGTCAGCACCCTGCGCCAGTTGCTACCCTTGGCGGTCTACGATTATATTCTCATTTCCGACAGCGACGTCCGGGTCAGGCCTGATGCCCTGCGCGTTCTGGCCGGAGCTCTCCAGGATCCGAAGGCGGGACTGGCCACCTGTTTGTATCGCCCGGGGCCGGTGGATACCAATGGCGCCGCCTTGGAGGCGATGACCATCAGCACCGATTTTATCCCCTCAGTGGCCATGGCGTATTACGTGGAAGACATCCGGTTTGCCCTGGGGGCGGTGATGGCTTTATCCCAGGAAACATTGGAACGCATCGGCGGTTTCGAGGGGATCGCGGACCATCTGGCCGACGACTACCAGTTGGGGCTTCGCGTATCTGAAGCCGGCTTGCAGGTGCAGCTTTTGCCTTATGTAGTGGAAACGAACAACCGGCGGGAGACGGTAATGGGCTACCTCGCCCACCAACTGCGATGGGCCCGCACCTACCGGGTCTGCCGCCCCAAGAGTTATTTGGCTTACGGCATTACTTTGGCTTTTCCTTGGGGGGTGCTGGCCTGGTCGGCATCGGCCTTTGCCCCTTGGGCGGGTTGCTTGGCCCTGGGCTGTCTCCTAGTCCGTTTCTGGGCAGGTCTGGTGGCTCATTATTATTGCCTGGCCAGCCCGCTCCCCTGGCGCTACTGGCTCTTGTTTCCGATAAAGGAGATATGCGCTTTCGCGCTGTGGGTTTTAAGCTTTCTGGGAAATGAGATTAGCTGGCGAGGTCAGCGGTATCGGGTGGCTCCGGACGGGCGGCTGAAAAAAGTAAAGGAGTCTTAG
- a CDS encoding alpha/beta hydrolase: protein MTIAQGNPEIQEEKVIFAAADVTLEGRLAPAGESGGVVLTSPHPLYGGDMDNNVVWTAARAFQNRHWTTLRFNFRGVGLSTGDYGGGQAEVADIQAAMHFLATRVARPQVIVGYSFGAAVASRALIQGTPADDLILIAPPIALMEINYLPETPRLRLIIVGDRDDFCPLSQLEYLFQTSPLDSRPKIRVLPGCSHFFAGFERSLYDILQKYQRTLSGSDT from the coding sequence ATGACCATAGCTCAGGGGAACCCGGAGATTCAAGAAGAAAAAGTAATTTTTGCCGCGGCTGACGTTACGTTGGAAGGACGCCTGGCCCCTGCCGGAGAATCGGGCGGGGTGGTGCTCACTTCCCCTCATCCCTTGTACGGCGGCGATATGGATAACAACGTGGTCTGGACGGCGGCCCGCGCCTTTCAGAACCGCCACTGGACCACACTCCGGTTTAATTTCCGGGGGGTGGGGTTGAGCACCGGAGACTACGGCGGGGGGCAGGCGGAAGTGGCTGATATTCAGGCCGCGATGCATTTTTTGGCCACCCGCGTTGCGAGACCGCAGGTCATAGTCGGCTATTCCTTCGGCGCCGCCGTGGCCAGCCGGGCGCTCATCCAGGGGACGCCGGCTGACGACCTCATTCTGATTGCCCCGCCCATCGCCCTGATGGAGATCAATTATTTGCCCGAAACGCCCCGACTCCGCCTCATCATCGTCGGTGACCGGGATGACTTTTGCCCGCTGTCTCAGTTGGAATATCTGTTCCAGACCTCTCCCCTGGACAGCCGACCCAAGATCAGGGTACTGCCGGGTTGCAGCCACTTTTTTGCCGGTTTTGAAAGGTCCCTGTATGATATCCTGCAAAAATACCAAAGAACCTTATCGGGTTCCGATACCTGA
- a CDS encoding hydrogenase maturation nickel metallochaperone HypA/HybF, whose amino-acid sequence MHEYSLMQRIVETILKNLEEGADFQGREVKEVILQIGALDIHSPESFRQAFEVLVQETALAHSVLKLNVIPGAIACPRCGYAGPCQEGVDVHDPLPCTECPQCGTIASITGGRGVDAVELVLED is encoded by the coding sequence ATGCACGAATACTCACTTATGCAAAGGATCGTCGAAACAATTTTAAAAAATTTAGAAGAAGGTGCTGATTTTCAAGGTAGAGAGGTGAAAGAAGTAATATTGCAGATCGGCGCCCTCGATATTCATTCCCCCGAGTCATTCCGTCAGGCTTTCGAGGTACTGGTGCAAGAAACCGCTTTGGCACACTCTGTCCTGAAGCTCAATGTCATTCCCGGCGCCATAGCCTGCCCGCGCTGCGGTTATGCCGGTCCCTGCCAGGAGGGGGTGGATGTACACGACCCCCTGCCTTGTACCGAATGTCCTCAGTGCGGTACCATTGCCAGTATCACCGGAGGTCGCGGGGTAGATGCCGTAGAGTTAGTCCTGGAGGATTAG
- a CDS encoding hydrogenase maturation protease, which produces MAGKDIFDNKVLICGCGNTLFGDDGFGPEVISYLRNHCHLPAGAGLIEVGATIWEMLVNLAVSEKKPHRLIIVDAVDESGRQPGEVFELSVDEIPAKKMLAFSLHQFPAVNILKDLQKQTGMDIRLLAAQVQSLPKEVSLGLSPLLAAAVETACQRLVAILADSGVTVENYDLNHKSSLSSSK; this is translated from the coding sequence GTGGCCGGAAAAGACATTTTCGATAATAAAGTATTAATCTGCGGTTGTGGGAATACTCTGTTCGGTGATGATGGCTTTGGACCGGAGGTTATCAGTTATTTAAGAAATCATTGCCACCTTCCTGCCGGAGCGGGTCTGATCGAGGTCGGGGCCACTATCTGGGAAATGTTAGTTAACCTGGCCGTGAGCGAAAAAAAACCGCACCGGTTGATCATTGTCGATGCCGTGGATGAATCAGGGAGGCAGCCGGGTGAGGTGTTCGAACTCTCGGTGGATGAAATTCCGGCAAAAAAAATGCTGGCCTTTTCTCTGCACCAATTCCCGGCGGTAAATATTTTGAAAGACCTACAGAAACAGACAGGTATGGATATCCGTCTGCTGGCGGCCCAGGTACAATCTCTGCCCAAGGAGGTGTCTTTAGGTCTTTCACCACTTTTAGCTGCCGCGGTCGAGACTGCCTGCCAACGCCTGGTCGCCATCCTAGCCGATTCAGGGGTAACGGTGGAAAATTATGATCTAAACCACAAAAGCTCGTTGAGCTCATCGAAGTAG
- a CDS encoding thioesterase family protein, with translation MKDALKPGLAYEFRYQVPLERTVPHLLPESEEFQQMPKVLASGFMVGLIEWACIQAIKPFLDWPREQTVGIGFQLSHSAPTPPGHTVTIRVELSQVEGRKLTFMVQAADESELISQGVHERFIIDADRFRIKAASKAR, from the coding sequence ATGAAAGATGCTCTTAAGCCTGGTTTGGCCTACGAGTTTCGTTATCAGGTTCCCTTGGAGCGCACCGTCCCGCATCTCCTGCCCGAATCCGAGGAATTCCAGCAGATGCCCAAGGTTCTGGCCTCCGGCTTCATGGTGGGCCTGATTGAATGGGCCTGTATCCAGGCCATCAAGCCATTCCTGGACTGGCCCCGGGAGCAGACCGTCGGCATCGGCTTTCAGTTATCCCACTCAGCCCCGACGCCGCCCGGGCATACCGTGACCATCAGGGTGGAACTGAGCCAGGTGGAAGGCCGCAAACTCACTTTTATGGTTCAGGCTGCCGATGAGAGCGAACTGATTTCTCAGGGGGTGCACGAAAGATTTATTATCGACGCCGACCGCTTTCGGATCAAGGCCGCCAGCAAGGCCCGCTAA
- a CDS encoding LysR family transcriptional regulator, whose amino-acid sequence MEWQQLLGFYQVAKLGSFTRAGEATYRSQSALSQQVKALEEELACPLLERIGRQRLRLTPVGELVFRFAETIFALSEQLQAELKARQGGQIGRLTLAAPFTTIYHLFPKVLRFYREQFPQVQLTILDRSQSEVITLVRSGEVDMGIVSASQAPPDLTARRWLEVETFLLTPVGHPLTREPEVTMAEIARYPLILPPKTPTYPRRSKMEEELKRLGLEYHIIMESSNVELSSLYVEMGLGITLATLVKKELPELHARQLAFLPLTHYFPPDWITVLMRKNKLLTSYQSAFLNILLGKIQGCPSDGVVGLNR is encoded by the coding sequence ATGGAATGGCAGCAGCTTTTGGGTTTCTACCAGGTTGCCAAGTTGGGGAGCTTTACCAGGGCTGGCGAGGCAACCTATCGCAGTCAATCAGCCTTAAGTCAACAGGTTAAGGCCTTGGAAGAAGAATTGGCCTGCCCATTACTAGAGCGGATCGGCAGACAGAGATTACGTCTGACGCCGGTCGGAGAATTGGTTTTTCGGTTTGCCGAAACTATTTTCGCGCTCTCAGAACAGCTCCAAGCGGAGCTCAAAGCCAGGCAAGGGGGGCAGATCGGCAGGCTTACGCTCGCGGCGCCTTTTACTACCATTTACCATCTGTTCCCCAAGGTATTACGCTTCTACCGGGAGCAGTTCCCCCAGGTGCAGTTGACCATTTTAGACCGTTCCCAATCGGAGGTTATCACTCTGGTAAGGTCTGGAGAAGTCGATATGGGGATCGTCTCGGCGTCCCAGGCCCCCCCGGATTTGACAGCCCGTCGCTGGCTCGAAGTGGAAACTTTTCTGCTCACCCCTGTGGGCCACCCCTTGACCAGGGAGCCGGAGGTGACAATGGCCGAAATCGCCCGTTATCCCTTGATTTTGCCGCCTAAGACACCGACTTATCCCCGGCGGAGTAAAATGGAGGAGGAACTCAAAAGGTTGGGGCTGGAATACCACATTATTATGGAATCTTCGAATGTGGAGTTGAGTTCCTTGTACGTGGAGATGGGATTGGGAATTACCTTGGCGACCCTGGTTAAAAAAGAATTACCGGAGTTGCATGCCAGACAGTTGGCCTTCCTGCCGCTGACGCATTATTTTCCCCCAGATTGGATTACCGTCCTGATGAGAAAGAATAAGCTCTTGACTTCCTATCAGAGTGCTTTTCTAAATATCCTGCTGGGAAAAATACAGGGCTGCCCGAGCGATGGCGTTGTCGGCTTAAACAGATAA
- a CDS encoding (Fe-S)-binding protein — MMLIHSYRWEFCRPPNPGAGHLRGVAHLDGDITAILPQLNRVLRGHLYFPEPPSLTIKYQAKLITFYPRQIAINILTDETEAEQIIRWLRDIINDTWEKRQEIQPRFEVVQPSRMVEILKMLPRTNCGDCGYATCLILAVQINEGNASLSDCPHL, encoded by the coding sequence ATGATGTTGATCCATAGCTATCGTTGGGAATTCTGCCGGCCGCCGAACCCAGGGGCGGGGCATCTGCGGGGGGTGGCGCATCTGGATGGTGATATCACTGCTATTTTGCCGCAACTGAACCGCGTCCTGCGCGGGCATTTATACTTCCCGGAGCCGCCGTCTTTGACCATCAAATATCAGGCCAAACTCATTACTTTCTACCCCCGGCAGATTGCTATCAACATCCTTACGGACGAAACCGAGGCCGAGCAGATCATCCGTTGGCTGCGGGATATCATCAATGATACCTGGGAAAAACGGCAGGAGATTCAGCCCCGGTTTGAGGTGGTGCAGCCGTCACGCATGGTTGAGATCTTAAAAATGCTGCCTCGAACCAACTGCGGCGATTGCGGTTATGCTACCTGCCTGATCCTGGCGGTGCAGATTAACGAGGGGAACGCCTCCTTGTCCGACTGTCCTCATCTATGA
- a CDS encoding class I SAM-dependent methyltransferase, which produces MISAAVSKTLWEELSQRYQLEWADIQVGSVKLKILQLQNLEGYLVSNIEANALSMGNFPYWAMVWDAALVLADFLVRQEPQPAREILEIGAGLGFVGLCAGRRGHRITLTDNMPDALNFARLSVYHNNLTNVAVEFLDWTKPTLTGRYDWIVGSDILYEEKTFASLGNIFATYLKPQGKIYITQGIRGLGPKIFFEMMRSNYSVRYQEKKLGSKEGDKKILFFEMQAKQP; this is translated from the coding sequence ATGATAAGCGCAGCAGTCTCAAAAACATTGTGGGAAGAACTCTCCCAACGCTACCAGTTGGAATGGGCCGATATCCAGGTTGGCTCCGTAAAGCTCAAAATACTCCAGCTTCAGAATTTGGAGGGCTATCTAGTAAGCAACATTGAGGCCAATGCACTGTCTATGGGAAATTTTCCCTATTGGGCTATGGTCTGGGATGCCGCTCTCGTGTTGGCGGACTTTTTGGTTCGACAAGAACCGCAGCCGGCAAGAGAAATCTTAGAAATCGGTGCTGGCCTGGGTTTTGTCGGTCTCTGTGCCGGGAGGCGGGGCCATCGGATCACTTTAACCGACAACATGCCGGATGCCCTCAATTTTGCCCGGCTAAGCGTCTATCACAACAACCTGACCAATGTCGCGGTGGAATTTCTGGATTGGACCAAGCCGACCCTGACCGGCAGGTATGATTGGATTGTCGGCTCGGATATCCTCTATGAGGAAAAGACCTTCGCCTCCTTGGGAAACATCTTTGCCACCTATCTCAAACCGCAGGGCAAGATCTATATTACCCAGGGCATCAGAGGATTGGGACCTAAAATATTTTTTGAAATGATGCGCAGCAACTACTCCGTCCGCTATCAGGAGAAAAAACTAGGGTCGAAAGAGGGGGATAAGAAAATTCTTTTCTTTGAGATGCAGGCCAAACAACCATAA
- a CDS encoding glutaredoxin family protein, protein MQPSDIKLYALSTCSHCRNCKEFLAQCGFEYDCVDVDRLEPGERRQVLEEIKNINPNLSFPTLVIGDKVVIGFKKEEIQEILNSR, encoded by the coding sequence ATGCAACCGTCCGACATTAAGCTGTATGCCCTCAGTACCTGTTCACATTGCCGGAACTGTAAGGAATTTCTGGCACAATGTGGCTTCGAGTATGACTGTGTCGATGTAGACCGGTTAGAACCGGGAGAACGCCGACAGGTCCTCGAAGAAATAAAAAATATCAATCCCAACCTCTCTTTTCCCACCCTGGTCATTGGCGACAAGGTAGTGATCGGGTTTAAAAAAGAGGAAATTCAGGAGATCCTTAATTCCCGATGA
- a CDS encoding ferredoxin-thioredoxin reductase catalytic domain-containing protein, which yields MKVAELYEMLKQTQEPKGYYFNQDQNLVQALLAALLENKARYGYMSCPCRLASGDRNWDQDILCPCIYREADVKEYGSCYCALYVSRAWNEGTISRKYVPERRPMEKTLGPGV from the coding sequence ATGAAGGTAGCCGAACTCTACGAGATGTTGAAGCAGACCCAGGAACCGAAAGGCTATTACTTTAACCAGGATCAGAACCTTGTCCAGGCTCTATTGGCGGCACTCCTGGAAAATAAAGCCCGCTACGGCTATATGAGCTGTCCTTGCCGTTTGGCCTCCGGAGACCGCAATTGGGATCAGGATATTCTCTGTCCCTGTATCTACCGGGAGGCTGACGTCAAAGAATACGGGAGCTGTTACTGCGCCCTGTATGTTTCCCGGGCATGGAACGAAGGCACAATCAGCCGGAAATATGTCCCGGAACGTCGGCCGATGGAAAAGACCTTAGGCCCCGGAGTGTGA
- the larB gene encoding nickel pincer cofactor biosynthesis protein LarB, producing the protein MDTIDLQQILLQVQSGRLGIDEALQRLQHLPYENLGFAHVDHHRQLRQGFPEVILAAGKSIEQISAILRSLLQGASQILITRLAPQQAVTLQESFPAAEYHPVSQIMTFGLQEAPDRGRGLILVMSAGTSDIPVAEEALLTARIMGNRVEPIYDVGVAGLHRLLAYQEKLQEASVFIVVAGMEGALPSVVGGLVKRPVIAVPTSVGYGASFGGIAALLGMLNSCASGVAVVNIDNGFGAGYVAALINRRE; encoded by the coding sequence ATGGATACAATAGATCTGCAACAGATTCTTCTCCAGGTGCAATCAGGCCGCCTCGGGATTGACGAGGCCCTGCAGCGGTTGCAACACCTGCCCTATGAAAACCTGGGTTTTGCCCACGTGGACCACCACCGTCAACTGCGCCAGGGTTTTCCCGAGGTCATCTTGGCAGCCGGCAAAAGCATTGAGCAGATAAGCGCTATCCTGAGATCATTATTGCAGGGCGCTTCCCAAATCCTGATCACCAGGCTGGCCCCGCAGCAGGCTGTTACTCTACAGGAATCCTTTCCGGCTGCCGAATATCACCCGGTCTCCCAAATCATGACCTTCGGTTTGCAGGAGGCCCCTGACCGGGGTCGGGGTCTGATCCTGGTGATGTCGGCCGGGACCTCGGATATCCCCGTAGCCGAAGAGGCCTTGCTCACCGCCAGAATCATGGGCAACCGGGTGGAGCCGATCTATGACGTAGGGGTGGCCGGTTTACACCGTCTGTTGGCTTATCAGGAAAAACTTCAGGAAGCCTCCGTCTTCATCGTCGTTGCCGGTATGGAGGGAGCCCTCCCCAGTGTGGTCGGGGGTCTGGTCAAGCGGCCGGTCATCGCCGTCCCTACCTCTGTCGGCTACGGCGCCAGTTTTGGAGGCATTGCCGCTCTGCTGGGGATGCTCAATTCCTGCGCCTCCGGAGTTGCGGTGGTCAATATCGACAACGGTTTCGGCGCCGGTTACGTAGCGGCGCTCATCAACCGTCGGGAGTGA